In Kaistia defluvii, the sequence ATGCGCGATGGGCGTTTCGGCGATGGCGCTCATGCTGCCACCGCCTTCTGCGCGCCCAATACCGCGTCAACGTCATCCCGCGCGCCCTTCACAAGCTTGGAGGCGTAGTGCAGGACTGCCCTGATGGCCTCGCGCTCTTCGGACTGCATCATCGCTTCGGCAGCCATCCAGATGGCTTCCATCAGATGAGCAGCTTCGGACAGGTGGTCCGAGACGTAGACGAGGCTTGGGGCACTTGCCCCCTTGGCCGCGGTGGTGCTATCGGTGTCCATGTTCATTGCGATTTCCTGGGAGGAAGTGGCGGGAACGCGGCTCGGCGAGGGTGCAACCTCGACCGGGCCTTTCTTTTGTCTGAAGCAGGGCGCTGTGACGCTCATGCTGCGGTCTCCATGAAGAAACGCACCAGCGCGCCATGTTCGGCGACCCAACGCCTGCCCACTTTCTTTGCGGGCAGTTCTCCCCGCTCCAGCATGTTAAAGGTCGATCGCGGGGACCGTCCGATCACCTTTGAAATGGAATCGGCGCCCCAGATCAGGGTAATCGCTGGGGTCGAAGTGTCAGTACCCGTCATTCGGTTGCTCTCCTCTGTACTGATTTGGCATTACAGAGGATGACGGCGTTAACCACGTCGGTCAAGCGCTCGCGGATCCTTATTTGCACTTTTTTTCTAGTGCGTGTAATGGATGGGAATTACCGGGAGAAAAAAGAAATGGCACGTAACACCGTGAAGGTCGGGAAGTCCGAAACACTCACCATCAGGTTAGACCCTAAGACCAGATTCATTCTCGAATATCTGTCGCGTCTCAAAGGGCAGACCATCACGACCGTTGTAGAGCGGGCTATAATTGAGATGGCGACGGAGACACTATTCCGATCGAACGGTAAAGATTTGACGTGGCAAGATTTGTGGGACGTCAGTGAGGGCGTTAGATCACTTAATATTGCTGGTCATCATCAGTTCTTTCCGACTTACGACGAAGAAAAGCGGTTGGAGTTCACGAAAAAGCACTGGCCGTTCTTTTATTTGGACTATATGTTTAACAAATTCGACCGTCCATATATCGAAGTACTTTGGCCGAGGATCGACGAGTTCATTCAAATTCACGAGGAAAGCCGTGCCACCAATTATTTCGAGGCAGGCCGGCAAATGAAGAAGGCCCTTGAGGCAGCCAACATCGAACCACCAGTTTGGCCGCCGACTGTTGGCGACGGTCCACAAGAGATTGTCCCTTTTTGAGATCTGATGATGTCGATCCGCAAGCGCTCCTGGACCACCGCGAAGGGCGAAGAGAAAACCGCCTGGGTCGTCGACTACGTCGACAGCGCTGGCGTGCGCCGGCTGAAGACGTTCACCAAGAAAAAGGAAGCAGACGCGTTCTCTGCCACGGCCAAGGTCGAAGTAAGGGAAGGCGTCCACGTCGCCGAGAGCGCCAGCGCCACCGTACGGGCCGCGGGTGGCTTCTGGATCGCCAGCGCCGAGGCGGCAGGGCTGGAGAGATCAACCGTCGATCAATACACCCAGCATCTGGAGCTGCACATCGCGCCCCTGATGGGGGACACATTGCTATCGAAGGTGACCGTCCCCGTTGTTCGCTCTTTCGAAGACCGGCTGCGTGACGAAGGCCGTTCGCCGGCGATGGTCAGAAAGGTGCTGGTCAGCCTGGGCTCACTGTTGGCCGATGCGCAGGAGCGGGGCCTGGTCGCCAGGAATGCGGTGCGCGAGAAGAGCCGGGCTCGTCAGAAGGGCAAGGACAGGCGCCAGGAGCGACGCCAGACGGGCAGGCTGAAGGTTGGCGTCGATATCCCCACGCGCGACGAGATCAAGGCTATCGTTGGCGCGCTGGAAGGCCGCTGGCGCCCGCTGCTGCTGACCGCGATATTTGCTGGTCTCCGGGCTTCCGAGTTGCGGGGCCTCCGATGGACCGACGTGGATCTAGACGGGCGAGAGCTTCGTGTTCACCAGCGCGCCGACAGATACAACGCCGTTGGCCGGCCGAAGTCTGAGGCCGGGGAAAGAACCGTGCCTCTCCCTCCGATGGTGGTGAACACGCTGCGGGAATGGAAGCTGGTCTGTCCGAAAGGGGATCTCGGTTTGGTGTTCCCGAATGGCGTCGGCAATGTCGAATCCCTTGGCAACATCATCAACCGGGGCTTGGTCCCTGCTCAAATACGAGCAGGGGTCGCGACAGCCACCGGAGAGATCGACGCCGAGGGCAATCCAGTGATGGCTGCCCGGTACACCGGTATGCACTCGCTGCGCCACTTCTACGCGTCGTGGTGCATCAATCGGCCGACAGATGGCGGGCTCGGCCTGCCGCCCAAGGTCGTGCAGGAACGCCTAGGGCATGCGTCGATCGTGATGACCATGGACGTCTATGGCCACATCTTCCCAAGGGGCGACGACGCCGACGAAATGGCCGCGGCGGAGAAGTCACTTTTGGCTTAGTGCGACATGGCTGTGACACGAGCCGGTTTTACATAGCAAAATCAAAGGGACGAGGCGGATTGAAAATCCGCGTGTCGGTGGTTCGAATCCGCCTCCGGGCACCATTACTTTCCCTAAGTTATTGAACATGTTGGCTTTTTAGCCCTCGTTGCTGCGCTCCGAATTTTGGTTCCAGCGTCGATGCGGGCGCGTCGCTCCTCTTTGCCAGGATTCCGGGCAAGGCTTTTACGCGGCGATCCCATGCGGCTCGCGCGACCTCCCCGCGCTAAACGGCGATCGGCATGTGGGATGCGAAGGTGGCGCGCGTGATCGAGACGGTCACGCCGGAATGGCTGCTGGTCAGCTCCATCTGCGCGCCGAGCTGGTCCACCAGAGCCTTGACGATGATCGTTCCGAGTCCACCTTCTTCCGGCGGGCCGCCCGACGGCTTGCCGACGCCATTGTCGGAAACGACCAGTTTCCAGTCCGGCCCATTGATTTCATAGGTGACCAGGACGACGGAGCCTTCGCTATCGGCTGGGAAGGCGTATTTGATGGCGTTGATCACCAGTTCGGTCACGATCAGGCCCAGGCTGACGGCGCGGGCCGACTCCACCGAGCCCGGCTGGGCGATCACCCGGATCTCGATCGACTGGCCTTCGCCGATCATCGAGGCGCCCAGGCTGGAGCAGAGCTTCTCCAGATAGGTACTGAACTCGATGCGGTCGATGCCCTCCGAGGCATGCAGATGCGATTGCACCGCGGCCACGGATAGGACCCGCTGCCGCGCATCCTGCAAGTGATGCCGGGTTTCCTCCGAAGTGACGGCTCGGGCCTTCAACATCAGGATGCTGGCGATGATCTGCAGGCTGTTGGCGACCCGATGCTCCATCTCGTGCAGCAGGATGTCCTTCTGGCGGAGCAGGTCCTCTGCCTTGGCCAGCAGCTCCGCCCTCTGCGCCTCGATAAGCCGGCTGTGCGTTACGTCGCGGAAGGTCAGCAGGATCGTCGAGGTCGCCCCGTCATCATAGACGATCGTCCGCGCATTCAGGACCATGACCCGTTCGCCAAGGCCCGGGAAATCATGCCGGACCTCGAATCCGTCCAGGGTCGTCTTGGAAGGGACAAGGGTACCCAGGAGTTCACGAAGCGCGGGAATATCCCACTGGCCGCTGCCGAGATCGAAAAGGATCGAACCCAGCGTGCTGTCGGGGCTCACCCCGAAGGTCTGGTAGAAAGATCGACTGGCGGCGAGCACGGAAAAATCCGCGTCGAGCACGAGAAACGGCTCAGGAATCGTGTTGACGATCGCCTGGGCCAGCAATTGTGCGTCTGCGGTATTCCGGAAGGATTTCATGGTCGGGATGAAGCGCCCATCTCTTGAAATGCGCAAGGCTGCCGGCGCCGCAGCGTGTCGCGGGTCGGGCCGGGCCTGCCAAGCATCTCGCCGCAGATGGCGCCGCCAGCGCTAGGCCCAGTCCAGCACGTCCTCCATGGTGAGCTCGGTCAGCGCCCACTCCTTGGGCTCGGCCTTGTCATCACCATGCCAGCGCGCCCAGTAGGCCGGCTTCTGATCGTCCGGCCCGTCCTCTTTCAGGATGCGCGTCGGGCTTCGCCAGCGCATCAGATATTCCTCGCCATTTTCGCTTCGTCCGATCACCAGCTGGCCATCCCCGGGGGCTGTATTCATGCCTGAGAATTCACCCAGGCGGCGCAGGTCTGTCATGTCTTGGACTCCAGGGGCTGGAAGGCCGATGGCATCGCCATCGGCCTTCGCGGAGGATTACTCGGCAGCGGCGGCGTGGGCGTTGATCGCGCCCTCGGCGAGCTTGGTAAGCTTCTTGTCGGCAGCCTTCTCCTCGTCAAGATTTTCCTGCAGCACGGCCGCGCAATCATCGCGACCGAGCTGGCGAGCCCAGGCGATCAGCGTGCCGTAGCGGGTCATCTCGTAATGCTCGACCGCCTGGCCGGAGGCGATGATGGCAGCGTCGAGCACCTGCTTGTCGGCGACGTCGCCGACAACCTCGTCGGCCTCTTTGAGGATGCCGTCGATCGCCGGGCAATCGACCGCCTTGGCGGTGGCGCCGTGCATTTCGAAGACCTGCTCGACGCGCTCGATATGGCCCTGCGTCTCGGCAAGGTGGGCGGTCAGGCCGCTCTTCAGCTCGGGCGCCGTCGCCTTTTCGATCATCTTCGGCAGCGCCTTCAGGATCTGCTTTTCGGCGTAATAGATGTCCTGGAGCTGGTGAACGAACAGGTCGTCAAGCGTTTCGATGTCTTTGGAAAAAATGCCCATGATGGCCTCCTGGGAAGGGGATGATTGGATCGTCACCCATGGCTCTGCGACCCATCAGAACCGTGT encodes:
- a CDS encoding DNA-binding protein encodes the protein MTGTDTSTPAITLIWGADSISKVIGRSPRSTFNMLERGELPAKKVGRRWVAEHGALVRFFMETAA
- a CDS encoding tyrosine-type recombinase/integrase, with protein sequence MSIRKRSWTTAKGEEKTAWVVDYVDSAGVRRLKTFTKKKEADAFSATAKVEVREGVHVAESASATVRAAGGFWIASAEAAGLERSTVDQYTQHLELHIAPLMGDTLLSKVTVPVVRSFEDRLRDEGRSPAMVRKVLVSLGSLLADAQERGLVARNAVREKSRARQKGKDRRQERRQTGRLKVGVDIPTRDEIKAIVGALEGRWRPLLLTAIFAGLRASELRGLRWTDVDLDGRELRVHQRADRYNAVGRPKSEAGERTVPLPPMVVNTLREWKLVCPKGDLGLVFPNGVGNVESLGNIINRGLVPAQIRAGVATATGEIDAEGNPVMAARYTGMHSLRHFYASWCINRPTDGGLGLPPKVVQERLGHASIVMTMDVYGHIFPRGDDADEMAAAEKSLLA
- a CDS encoding sensor histidine kinase, with the protein product MKSFRNTADAQLLAQAIVNTIPEPFLVLDADFSVLAASRSFYQTFGVSPDSTLGSILFDLGSGQWDIPALRELLGTLVPSKTTLDGFEVRHDFPGLGERVMVLNARTIVYDDGATSTILLTFRDVTHSRLIEAQRAELLAKAEDLLRQKDILLHEMEHRVANSLQIIASILMLKARAVTSEETRHHLQDARQRVLSVAAVQSHLHASEGIDRIEFSTYLEKLCSSLGASMIGEGQSIEIRVIAQPGSVESARAVSLGLIVTELVINAIKYAFPADSEGSVVLVTYEINGPDWKLVVSDNGVGKPSGGPPEEGGLGTIIVKALVDQLGAQMELTSSHSGVTVSITRATFASHMPIAV
- a CDS encoding ferritin-like domain-containing protein translates to MGIFSKDIETLDDLFVHQLQDIYYAEKQILKALPKMIEKATAPELKSGLTAHLAETQGHIERVEQVFEMHGATAKAVDCPAIDGILKEADEVVGDVADKQVLDAAIIASGQAVEHYEMTRYGTLIAWARQLGRDDCAAVLQENLDEEKAADKKLTKLAEGAINAHAAAAE